From a single Glycine soja cultivar W05 chromosome 19, ASM419377v2, whole genome shotgun sequence genomic region:
- the LOC114399768 gene encoding dihydroneopterin aldolase 2-like, which yields MESDALTWGDKLMLWGLSFHGFHGAKPEERTLGQKFFIDIDAWMDLKAAGKSDHLSDTVCYTEEIYDIAKEVLEGSPHNLLESLAQKIAITITNHKEISAVRVKVGKPHVYCLGVEILRRRSFIFTAAEFLYFHVPLETKAT from the exons ATGGAATCTGATGCACTGACATGGGGAGACAAACTCATGCTATGGGGATTGTCATTCCATGGTTTTCATGGAGCAAAGCCCGAAGAAAGGACGCTGGGCCAGAAGTTCTTCATAGATATAGATGCTTGGATGGATCTCAAAGCAGCTGGCAAATCTGATCACTTATCAGATACCGTTTGTTACACAGAAGAAATATATGA TATAGCTAAGGAAGTTCTTGAAGGCTCACCTCACAACCTTCTGGAGTCTCTGGCCCAAAAAATTGCAATTACTATCACAAATCATAAAGAAATATCTGCTGTTCGAGTGAAGGTTGGAAAGCCTCATGTTTACTGCTTAGGCGTTGAGATTCTTAGACGCAGAAGTTTCATATTTACTGCTgcagaatttttatattttcacgtTCCACTTGAGACAAAAGCAACGTAA
- the LOC114400603 gene encoding ubiquitin carboxyl-terminal hydrolase 8-like → MTRLSERLVRLRGLFPKPTRFLALVSLSYLLHLCKFLARFLLSQILPAMDNLFSDYFSDDFDSSPYRPHRRFLQDQDHHRDRDFAALERLYLLPYTWWLEAENEGDRGDAVLYTVSCNSDSDSEILLHLRKEEEPHNNIGVSARQYALVPEGLWLRALKRYNDFNNAVKDFGSIPYEEESLPDLFPLQVKIFVSWETSSLVAKISQKENVADFYDKACDIFNSTYNPVHIWDFSGQTTQFFLNDKSRLPNDSPGQLGKEVVLELQVHGLPDSVGGNGGNEMILDRSQTECSHSGSVIMNGSTDNVIPCISATNHFRGSSCRAIQSLGLTGLQNLGNTCFMNSAIQCLAHTPKLVDFFLGDYCKEINYENPLGMNGELALAFGDLLRKLWVPGAAPIAPRTFKMKLANFAPQFSGYSQHDSQELLAFLLDGLHEDLNRVKRKPYHEVKDADGRPDEEVAEEYWRNHLARNDSIVVDLCQGQFRSTLVCPICKKVSITFDPFMYLSLPLPSTTIRTMTLTVISTDGITSPSTITVTVPESGTLKDLIGALSTSCSLRDDETLLVAEIYRNKIFRVFEDPSDLLVEIRDQDKLVAYRMQKCNEPSPLVVFLHERLAENFGKERFENRLFGIPLVTRWSSISCGYDDVQKEFLKLINPFLMRTEDVLHEYDKNDGVNKRVSEDDELGDATNSAAIGNDADSNSGTEDGIHSSTAFEFYLQGIERAKIIVKKPLPQVTTLPGKLPVVVVLWSDKMLKMYDTYLLDSLPEVFKPQLFAKRMQESVSIYKCLEAFLKEEPLGPEDMWYCPHCKEPQQAYKKLDLWRLPEILVVHLKRFSYSRYFKNKLETFVDFPINDLDLSTYVAHGNSQSSNRYVLYAISCHYGGLGGGHYTAFVRYGYDKWYDFDDSRVESVSEDMIKTPAAYVLFYRKI, encoded by the exons ATGACCCGTTTATCCGAGAGACTGGTCCGTTTGCGTGGGTTGTTTCCGAAACCGACCCGTTTTCTCGCTCTTGTTTCTCTCTCCTATCTCCTTCATCTCTGCAAGTTCCTCGCTCGCTTCCTACTCTCCCAAATACTACCCGCCATGGACAACCTCTTCTCTGATTACTTCTCCGACGACTTCGATTCCTCCCCCTACCGTCCCCACCGCCGCTTCCTCCAAGACCAAGACCACCACCGCGACCGCGATTTCGCCGCCCTCGAGCGCCTCTACCTCCTCCCCTACACCTGGTGGCTGGAAGCGGAAAACGAAGGTGATCGAGGAGACGCAGTGCTTTATACGGTGTCATGCAATTCCGATTCCGACTCCGAGATTTTGCTTCATCTCAGGAAGGAAGAGGAACCACACAACAACATTGGGGTTTCTGCCCGTCAGTATGCCTTGGTTCCCGAGGGACTTTGGTTGCGTGCTCTCAAGAG GTATAATGATTTTAATAATGCAGTGAAAGATTTTGGAAGCATCCCATATGAAGAGGAAAGTTTGCCAGATTTGTTCCCTTTGCAAGTTAAGATATTTGTTTCATGGGAAACCAGTTCACTGGTAGCAAAGATAAGCCAAAAG GAAAATGTGGCTGACTTCTATGATAAAGCTTGTGACATTTTCAATTCTACATATAACCCT GTGCACATTTGGGACTTTTCAGGACAGACAACCCAGTTCTTCTTGAATGACAAATCTAGATTGCCAAACGATTCTCCTGGTCAACTTGGAAAAGAG GTAGTTCTGGAGTTACAAGTTCATGGACTTCCAGATTCTGTAGGGGGTAATGGGGGCAATGAAATGATTTTAGATAGGTCTCAGACGGAATGTTCACATAGTGGCTCTGTTATAATGAATGGAAGCACCGACAATGTGATCCCCTGCATATCAGCGACCAACCATTTTCGAGGCAGTAGCTGTAGAGCAATTCAATCTTTGGGCTTAACAGGATTACAGAATCTTGGAAATACATGTTTTATGAATAGTGCCATTCAGTGTTTAGCTCATACCCCAAAACTTGTTGATTTTTTCCTTGGAGATTACTGTAAAGAGATAAATTATGAAAATCCGTTGGGAATGAAT ggAGAACTTGCTCTAGCTTTTGGAGACTTGCTTAGAAAGCTGTGGGTTCCTGGAGCAGCGCCCATTGCACCAAGAACGTTCAAGATGAAACTAGCTAATTTTGCTCCTCAATTTAGTGGTTATAGCCAGCATGACTCTCAA GAACTTCTTGCTTTTTTGTTGGATGGATTGCATGAAGACCTTAATCGTGTAAAACGCAAACCATATCATGAAGTTAAGGATGCAGATGGTCGTCCAGATGAAGAAGTGGCAGAAGAGTATTGGCGAAATCACCTTGCTCGCAATGACTCCATAGTAGTTGATTTGTGCCAA GGTCAATTTCGGTCGACATTGGTTTGCCCTATTTGCAAGAAGGTTTCAATCACATTTGACCCTTTTATGTATCTATCTCTGCCTTTACCTTCTACTACGATACGGACCATGACTTTGACGGTCATAAGCACTGATGGGATAACATCGCCTTCCACAATTACGGTAACAGTGCCTGAAAGTGGAACACTTAAGGATCTTATTGGGGCATTAAGTACTTCTTGTTCTCTGAGAGATGATGAAACCCTCTTGGTGGCTGAG ATATACAGGAATAAAATTTTTCGAGTATTCGAGGATCCATCTGATTTGTTAGTTGAAATTAGAGATCAGGACAAACTTGTCGCTTACCGAATGCAGAAGTGTAATGAGCCTAGTCCCTTGGTTGTTTTTTTGCATGAACGTTTGGCGGAAAA TTTTGGGAAGGAGAGGTTTGAAAACAGGTTGTTTGGTATTCCGCTTGTTACAAGGTGGTCCAGTATTTCCTGTGGATATGATGATGTTCAAAAGGAGTTTCTGAAGTTAATCAATCCATTTCTGATGCGCACTGAAGATGTATTACATGAGTATGATAAGAATGATGGTGTTAATAAAAGAGTAAGTGAAGATGATGAATTGGGTGATGCTACTAACTCTGCAGCAATAGGAAATGATGCAGACTCAAACAGTGGAACAGAGGATGGCATTCATTCTTCAACTGCCTTTGAATTCTACTTACAAGGAATAGAGAGGGCGAAGATAATAGTGAAAAAACCATTACCACAAGTCACAACATTGCCTGGAAAGCTGCCTGTGGTAGTTGTCTTGTGGTCGGATAAGATGCTTAAAATGTATGATACATACCTGCTTGACTCATTGCCTGAGGTTTTCAAGCCCCAGCTATTTGCCAAGAGAATGCAAGAATCAGTTTCTATTTACAAGTGCCTTGAAGCCTTCTTGAAAGAGGAACCTCTTGGGCCAGAAGACATGTG GTACTGTCCTCACTGCAAAGAACCTCAGCAAGCATATAAGAAACTAGATCTTTGGAGATTGCCTGAAATTCTTGTTGTTCATTTGAAGAGGTTCTCATACAGCCGCTACTTCAAGAACAAGCTGGAAACATTTGTTGATTTCCCAATTAATGATCTGGACTTATCAACATATGTAGCCCACGGGAATAGCCAGTCTTCCAACCGCTATGTGTTATATGCAATTAGTTGTCATTATGGAGGGTTAGGAGGAGGTCACTATACAGCATTTGTCCGT TATGGCTATGATAAATGGTATGATTTTGATGACAGCAGGGTCGAATCTGTTAGTGAGGACATGATAAAGACTCCTGCTGCCTATGTTCTTTTCTACAGGAAAATTTAG
- the LOC114398071 gene encoding uncharacterized protein LOC114398071: MVKKGNIVQYRERLDNTLALPDLTNEQILKTLVKSQLQRSSEVEIEGCNEKEVETKTTELCNLLDMLRSASGDNGGGSSSTSHADWKLKQDNEEFRVMYREGPEGTPIHTLLVEGYVDGPLDLSLCLSWETPLYKKWWPQFTLPSFKVLVSDRLQRVQIGEQISLVRMKVPWPLSTREAIVHYYLFEYFQDDLVVILLNTVSESKTDNLNKDAIPEAKDVVRIDLVGGYAMQKVTSERSYFRIIANLDLKLDFLPPTLLNFISRQLIGSGFRLYQKAVTSMMGNDKDKDFSKALEDTLYVRIHEALLSTRESKAMAGEELKQDASIVPTEELVQSEDEAKDVTCEDSSNQCSNNYIGETLDAGSEEVVEADCKEILQIEEDVNKVLSIPIEEGNSLSVLMGKENGEIVETDSEEIVEIEMDVNKMHDLPVEEDGTKSVLKDRMNAYIRSDVRNALETIERVISVVRECGFHSLGSTLNSAGEEFHCMENGGTVDSDSAKVIEVCLKNEVSVKVSSSNMLEENLEEPGTIQSFRHTGTNANKEVNYKKVVPASPEQNLSRPMEANQADSYSLKNGTTLDQTIYDNKQLNSDAVQDMSSDDLKKSTREIKYRYCCFMH, from the exons ATGGTGAAAAAAGGAAACATTGTGCAGTATCGGGAAAGGTTGGACAACACCCTTGCCTTACCTGATCTGACAAATGAACAGATACTCAAAACGCTTGTCAAAAGTCAACTCCAACGTTCTTCAGAAGTGGAAATTGAAG GATGTAATGAGAAAGAAGTTGAAACCAAGACTACAGAGTTATGCAACCTTCTTGATATGTTGAGAAGTGCTTCTGGAGACAATGGTGGAGGATCTAGTAGTACATCACACGCTGATTGGAAA TTAAAACAGGATAATGAAGAGTTTCGTGTTATGTATCGTGAAGGACCAGAGGGAACTCCCATTCATACATTGCTAGTTGAAGGCTATGTAGATGGGCCTCTAGATCTTT CTTTATGCCTTTCATGGGAGACCCCCCTCTACAAGAAATG GTGGCCTCAGTTTACTCTTCCCAGTTTCAAAGTTTTAGTATCTGATCGTTTGCAAAGGGTCCAAATTGGGGAACAAATATCACTAGTTAG GATGAAGGTTCCATGGCCACTATCTACAAGGGAGGCTATAGTGCATTATTATCTGTTTGAGTACTTTCAAGATGACTTAGTAGTTATTCTTTTGAATACG GTCTCTGAGTCAAAAACTGATAATTTAAACAAGGATGCAATTCCTGAAGCAAAGGATGTCGTGAGAATTGATTTAGTGGGAGGCTATGCTATGCAAAAGGTGACATCAGAAAGAAGTTATTTTCG GATAATAGCAAATTTGGATTTAAAGCTGGATTTTCTACCTCCAACCCTCCTAAATTTCATTTCAAGGCAGCTCATCGGCAGTGGTTTCAGGCTTTATCAGAAG GCAGTAACTTCTATGATGGGCAATGATAAAGACAAAGACTTCAGCAAGGCTTTGGAGGACACGTTGTATGTTAGAATACACGAAGCTCTATTAAGCACTAGGGAATCAAAGGCTATGGCTGGGGAAGAGCTTAAGCAAGATGCAAGCATTGTTCCTACTGAAGAACTTGTTCAAAGTGAGGATGAGGCAAAAGATGTAACCTGTGAGGATAGCAGCAACCAGTGTTCAAATAATTACATTGGAGAGACTTTAGATGCAGGTAGTGAAGAAGTTGTTGAAGCAGATTGTAAAGAAATTTTGCAAATTGAAGAGGATGTCAATAAGGTACTTAGCATTCCAATCGAGGAAGGTAATTCATTAAGTGTACTGATGGGAAAGGAAAATGGTGAGATTGTAGAAACAGATAGTGAAGAGATTGTTGAGATTGAGATGGATGTCAACAAAATGCATGACCTTCCAGTTGAGGAAGATGGTACAAAGAGTGTACTGAAGGACAGAATGAATGCATATATACGCTCAGATGTGAGAAATGCTCTAGAAACAATAGAGAGGGTTATTTCAGTGGTTAGAGAATGTGGATTTCATTCCCTCGGGTCCACTTTAAACTCTGCTGGTGAAGAGTTCCACTGCATGGAAAATGGTGGCACAGTTGATTCAGATTCTGCAAAAGTTATTGAAGTATGTTTGAAAAATGAGGTTAGTGTCAAAGTATCAAGCAGCAATATGCTGGAGGAAAATTTAGAAGAACCTGGGACGATACAAAGCTTCAG ACACACAGGAACAAATGCTAACAAGGAAGTAAACTATAAGAAAGTAGTACCAGCTTCACCAGAGCAGAATCTTTCAAGACCAATGGAAGCAAACCAGGCTGATTCATATTCTTTGAAAAATGGGACAACTCTGGACCAAACAATATATGATAACAAGCAATTAAACAGTGATGCAGTCCAAGATATGTCTTCAGATGACCTGAAAAAGTCAACCAGGGAGATAAAGTATCGATACTGTTGTTTTATGCATTAA